In Salinigranum marinum, one DNA window encodes the following:
- a CDS encoding DUF6789 family protein, protein MSGEPAEADTVAIESGTISELGLPISAKVVLMSMGGGLLGTVLMLPVLVGIPQALGLFLTEPITRFAGFAAFFGIEPTAMLGMVVFGMGGTFVLPLIFLVVGSFLPPREPRYLRGVTFATFFWTGFAPAFWPGTGALAVGIFLVVSLLGHCVYGATLGFVLDRTTGIPQHEV, encoded by the coding sequence ATGAGTGGAGAACCTGCGGAGGCCGACACCGTCGCGATCGAAAGCGGAACCATCTCCGAACTGGGCCTGCCGATCTCTGCCAAGGTCGTCCTCATGTCGATGGGGGGCGGCCTGCTCGGGACGGTGCTCATGCTGCCCGTCCTGGTCGGGATCCCGCAGGCACTGGGGCTGTTTCTGACCGAACCCATCACTCGGTTCGCCGGCTTCGCGGCCTTCTTCGGCATCGAACCGACGGCGATGCTCGGCATGGTCGTCTTCGGGATGGGTGGGACGTTCGTCCTCCCGCTCATCTTCCTCGTCGTCGGCTCGTTCCTCCCGCCGCGCGAACCGCGGTACCTGCGGGGAGTGACTTTCGCGACGTTCTTCTGGACGGGCTTTGCGCCCGCGTTCTGGCCTGGGACGGGCGCGCTCGCGGTCGGTATCTTCCTCGTCGTCTCGTTGCTCGGTCACTGCGTCTACGGGGCCACGCTCGGCTTCGTGCTCGACCGGACCACCGGCATCCCCCAGCACGAGGTCTGA
- a CDS encoding SHOCT domain-containing protein — translation MTTTSTDRRLVTLALAALGVLVILPVLLVGGGMMGYMGYGPMMGGVQGGMWTDGGAAPGWLFLVGAAMRLLFLAVVVGAGYLLYRVATGRPDEDDALAELRLAYARGDLDDDEYERRREVLDRD, via the coding sequence ATGACAACGACTTCGACCGACAGACGACTCGTAACGCTCGCCCTCGCCGCGCTCGGCGTGCTAGTGATCCTCCCGGTCCTCCTCGTCGGCGGCGGGATGATGGGCTACATGGGGTACGGTCCGATGATGGGCGGCGTCCAGGGCGGCATGTGGACCGACGGCGGCGCGGCCCCCGGCTGGCTGTTCCTCGTCGGCGCCGCGATGCGACTGCTGTTCCTCGCGGTCGTCGTCGGCGCGGGCTATCTGCTCTACCGCGTCGCGACCGGCCGTCCCGACGAGGACGACGCGCTCGCGGAGCTCCGACTCGCGTACGCGCGCGGTGACCTGGACGACGACGAGTACGAGCGGCGGCGCGAGGTGCTCGACCGCGACTGA
- a CDS encoding APC family permease has protein sequence METETQPTGEGTNIEGEAPVIESTVETDEASIVDEAELERTLGLSGGLAIGIGTMIGAGIFVFPGLAAGRAGPAAAASFAIGAVVALLVALPASELATAMPKSGGGYYYISRGLGALAGTVVGLSLWFGLVFATAFYLVGFGYYAVDTLTELGIVVGEEWVVPLALVVGAGFTVLNVTGTENAAKLQNGIVALLLSILGAFLLYGGLDAVGLVGDPSTPETFAPFGPFPVLTTAALVFTSYLGFAQVATVAGEMKRPGRNLPLAMIGSVLVVGVLYVLTVFVATSAFESARLETFGETAMVEVGRHYLGAAGAFAIVLGGLLATMSSANASILSTSRAIYAVSKDALVPRWASRINLRYGTPHVALGLAGGPILVLVATGQVELLAEIASFLHLVLYGLICVALIALRRDEPEWYDPDFRAPGYPVVPAVGAVASVGLIGFMRPASQLIGVAIMLVSAAWYRFYARDVKLKGAL, from the coding sequence ATGGAAACTGAGACCCAGCCGACAGGAGAAGGGACCAACATCGAGGGGGAGGCCCCGGTCATCGAGTCGACGGTCGAGACGGACGAGGCCTCGATCGTGGACGAGGCGGAGCTGGAACGGACGCTCGGGCTGTCGGGCGGGCTCGCGATCGGCATCGGGACGATGATCGGGGCGGGGATCTTCGTCTTCCCGGGGCTGGCGGCGGGCCGCGCCGGACCCGCCGCGGCCGCGTCCTTCGCCATCGGTGCCGTCGTCGCGCTGCTCGTCGCGCTCCCGGCCTCCGAACTGGCGACGGCGATGCCGAAAAGCGGCGGCGGCTACTACTACATCTCGCGTGGCCTCGGCGCGCTGGCCGGCACCGTCGTCGGACTGTCGCTGTGGTTCGGGCTGGTGTTCGCGACCGCCTTCTACCTCGTCGGCTTCGGCTACTACGCGGTCGACACCCTGACCGAGCTCGGGATCGTCGTCGGCGAGGAGTGGGTCGTCCCGCTGGCGCTCGTGGTCGGGGCGGGCTTCACCGTGTTGAACGTCACCGGGACGGAGAACGCCGCGAAGCTCCAGAACGGCATCGTCGCGCTGTTGCTGTCGATCCTCGGCGCGTTCCTCCTGTACGGCGGGCTCGACGCTGTCGGGCTCGTCGGCGACCCGAGCACCCCGGAGACGTTCGCGCCGTTCGGCCCGTTTCCCGTGTTGACGACCGCAGCGCTCGTCTTCACGTCGTACCTGGGGTTCGCACAGGTCGCGACCGTCGCCGGCGAGATGAAACGTCCCGGCCGGAACCTCCCGCTGGCGATGATCGGCTCCGTCCTCGTCGTCGGCGTCCTCTACGTCCTGACCGTCTTCGTGGCGACGAGCGCGTTCGAGAGCGCCCGGCTGGAGACGTTCGGCGAGACCGCGATGGTCGAGGTCGGACGACACTACCTCGGGGCCGCGGGGGCGTTCGCCATCGTCCTCGGCGGACTGCTCGCGACGATGTCCAGCGCCAACGCCTCGATCCTCAGCACCTCGCGGGCGATCTACGCCGTCTCGAAGGACGCGCTCGTCCCCCGGTGGGCGAGTCGGATCAACCTCAGATACGGCACGCCACACGTCGCGCTGGGGCTGGCCGGCGGGCCGATCCTCGTGTTGGTCGCGACCGGGCAGGTCGAACTGCTCGCCGAGATCGCCTCCTTTCTCCACCTCGTCCTCTACGGCCTCATCTGCGTGGCGCTCATCGCCCTCCGTCGCGACGAACCGGAGTGGTACGACCCCGACTTCCGGGCACCCGGTTACCCCGTCGTGCCGGCGGTAGGCGCGGTCGCCAGCGTCGGGCTCATCGGGTTCATGCGGCCCGCGTCGCAACTCATCGGGGTCGCGATCATGCTCGTCTCGGCCGCGTGGTACCGTTTTTATGCCCGGGACGTGAAGCTGAAGGGAGCGCTGTGA
- a CDS encoding universal stress protein: MTHVLVPVRVLEGQSVSLGLMELLGTMDVTVLGYHVLPEQTPPDQARLQYEDRATEALEDIAEEFRQAGGAADYRLVFTADRAQTVDRVADEIDARAYVVTGATGTVDRLLVPLTGDVDADRILSFVADLVGGRDIGVTLFFAGEAEADGGRELLAEAAAVLRERGIDVRTDRRTDTGPFEGLIEAVAGHDAVVMGEKAPSLRSMLFGEEAERVAAESVGPVLVVRRAEPSTT; this comes from the coding sequence ATGACACACGTACTCGTACCAGTCCGGGTGCTCGAAGGGCAGTCCGTCTCTCTCGGACTGATGGAGCTCCTCGGGACGATGGACGTGACGGTGCTCGGCTACCACGTGCTCCCCGAGCAGACGCCGCCCGACCAGGCGCGACTCCAGTACGAAGACCGCGCCACCGAGGCGCTCGAGGACATCGCCGAGGAGTTCAGACAAGCCGGCGGCGCGGCCGACTACCGCCTCGTCTTCACCGCCGACCGGGCCCAGACCGTCGACCGCGTGGCCGACGAAATCGACGCTCGGGCGTACGTCGTCACCGGGGCGACGGGCACGGTCGACCGCCTGCTCGTCCCGCTGACGGGCGACGTCGATGCCGACCGAATCCTGTCGTTCGTCGCCGACCTCGTCGGCGGCCGCGACATCGGCGTCACGCTGTTCTTCGCGGGCGAGGCGGAGGCGGACGGGGGGCGGGAACTGCTCGCCGAGGCCGCCGCCGTCCTCCGCGAGCGCGGGATCGACGTCCGGACCGACCGCCGCACCGACACCGGCCCGTTCGAGGGGCTCATCGAAGCCGTGGCCGGCCACGACGCCGTCGTCATGGGGGAGAAAGCGCCGTCGCTCCGGTCGATGCTGTTCGGCGAGGAAGCCGAGCGCGTCGCCGCCGAGTCCGTCGGGCCGGTGCTGGTCGTCCGTCGCGCGGAGCCGTCGACTACGTGA
- a CDS encoding sporulation protein translates to MKRLLSSIGIGAATVDTILPQADVRPGERVDLAVELSGGDAVQRIGGLYFTLKAESEGDEWVVDRYEFDGSFTIEPGEERTEQVTLRIPVWTPVTRGGPRVWLETGVDIDWAIDPTDSDEVRVEPDGFVAALFDAAESLGFAFHSAGVVETPWLDDRPFAQELVFTPDERFERDVSKLVLTTIPRGDDLRLYIQVEQRDEVAEAVGQDFNEQELSVTVTYANPEMIGRRISSTIDQFT, encoded by the coding sequence ATGAAACGGCTGCTCTCGAGTATCGGTATCGGCGCGGCGACCGTCGACACGATCCTCCCGCAGGCGGACGTCCGCCCGGGCGAACGCGTCGATCTCGCCGTCGAACTGTCGGGCGGCGACGCCGTCCAGCGGATCGGCGGCCTCTACTTCACCCTCAAGGCCGAGTCCGAGGGGGACGAGTGGGTCGTTGACCGGTACGAGTTCGACGGCTCGTTCACCATCGAACCCGGCGAGGAGCGAACGGAGCAGGTGACGCTCAGGATCCCGGTGTGGACGCCGGTGACCCGCGGTGGGCCGCGCGTCTGGCTGGAGACGGGCGTCGACATCGACTGGGCGATCGATCCGACCGACAGCGATGAGGTCCGCGTCGAACCCGACGGCTTCGTCGCGGCGCTGTTCGACGCCGCGGAGTCGCTCGGCTTCGCGTTCCACTCCGCCGGCGTCGTGGAGACGCCGTGGCTCGACGACCGCCCGTTCGCACAGGAACTCGTCTTCACTCCCGACGAGCGGTTCGAGCGGGACGTCTCGAAGCTCGTCCTCACGACGATCCCGCGCGGGGACGACCTCCGGCTCTACATCCAGGTCGAACAGCGCGACGAGGTCGCCGAGGCGGTCGGCCAGGACTTCAACGAACAGGAGCTGTCGGTGACGGTCACCTACGCCAACCCCGAGATGATCGGCCGGCGGATCTCCTCGACGATCGACCAGTTCACGTAG
- a CDS encoding site-2 protease family protein — translation MEMSSLPADVPAPETLADYFHVYEVDVDDGEVRYYGEPLAPQEAVVKRLAPVFRERGYRVRVERQLGEHVLLATERSPGVDGVPWTNVALFVATVATTLLAGAGWYGIPITEAPLRAVEAWPFAVSVLGVLAVHELGHYVTSRYHDVEASLPYFIPVPTLLGTLGAVIRMNDHIPSRRALFDIGVAGPLAGLVATVVVTAVGVSLPPIETGAMVGGGVATTASQVELGYPPLIQLVAWTVGRPLTYGEPGLMVNPVVVGGWVGAFVTFLNLLPVGQLDGAHVVRALVGDALSAVQRFVPLVLFGLAGYLFFFEDGRAVGIWVLWGLITLVFGRVSGVTPLDESPVGRGRWLVGLLTLVLGVLSFTPVPVVVGG, via the coding sequence ATGGAGATGTCGTCGCTCCCGGCGGACGTACCCGCTCCGGAGACGCTCGCCGACTACTTCCATGTCTACGAGGTCGACGTCGACGACGGGGAAGTCAGGTACTACGGCGAACCGCTCGCGCCGCAGGAGGCCGTCGTCAAGCGACTCGCACCCGTGTTCCGCGAGCGCGGCTACCGCGTCCGCGTCGAGCGCCAGCTGGGCGAGCACGTCCTCCTCGCGACCGAGCGCTCCCCCGGCGTCGACGGCGTTCCGTGGACGAACGTCGCGCTGTTCGTCGCCACCGTGGCCACGACGCTCCTGGCGGGGGCCGGCTGGTACGGGATCCCGATCACCGAAGCGCCCCTGCGGGCCGTCGAGGCGTGGCCCTTCGCGGTCTCGGTGCTCGGCGTGCTCGCGGTCCACGAACTCGGCCACTACGTCACCAGCCGGTACCACGACGTCGAGGCGTCGTTGCCGTACTTCATCCCCGTTCCCACGCTCCTCGGGACGCTGGGGGCCGTGATCCGGATGAACGACCACATCCCCAGCCGTCGGGCGCTGTTCGACATCGGCGTCGCCGGGCCACTCGCAGGGCTCGTCGCCACCGTCGTCGTCACGGCGGTCGGCGTCTCGCTCCCGCCGATCGAGACCGGCGCGATGGTCGGCGGCGGAGTCGCGACCACCGCGTCGCAGGTCGAGCTGGGCTACCCGCCGCTCATCCAGCTCGTGGCGTGGACGGTCGGTCGGCCGCTCACGTACGGCGAGCCGGGGCTGATGGTCAACCCGGTCGTCGTCGGCGGCTGGGTCGGCGCGTTCGTGACGTTTCTCAACCTCCTGCCGGTCGGCCAGCTCGACGGCGCACACGTCGTCCGGGCGCTCGTCGGCGACGCGCTCTCGGCCGTCCAGCGGTTCGTCCCCCTCGTGCTGTTCGGGCTCGCGGGCTACCTCTTCTTCTTCGAGGACGGCCGCGCGGTCGGCATCTGGGTGCTCTGGGGGCTCATCACGCTCGTCTTCGGCCGGGTGAGCGGCGTCACGCCGCTCGACGAGTCGCCCGTCGGACGCGGCCGCTGGCTCGTCGGCCTCCTCACGCTCGTCCTCGGCGTCCTCTCGTTTACCCCAGTTCCCGTCGTCGTCGGGGGGTGA
- a CDS encoding CBS domain-containing protein, whose protein sequence is MEDIFVGRLMSAPVETVRPHTSLDEAAAQLLEHNIGSVVVVDGDGHLEGILTATDFVRLAADDAVASEETVAEYMSTDVITTTANDPIADVADTMIDNRFHHVPVVDDTEGVVGIITTTDLTAYVSGR, encoded by the coding sequence ATGGAGGACATCTTCGTCGGCCGACTCATGTCCGCGCCCGTCGAAACGGTCAGACCGCACACGTCGCTCGACGAGGCGGCCGCGCAGCTGCTCGAACACAACATCGGCTCGGTGGTCGTCGTCGACGGGGACGGCCACCTCGAAGGCATCCTGACCGCGACGGACTTCGTCCGGCTGGCGGCCGACGACGCGGTGGCGAGCGAGGAGACGGTCGCGGAGTACATGTCGACCGACGTCATCACGACGACGGCGAACGACCCCATCGCCGACGTGGCGGACACGATGATCGACAACCGCTTCCACCACGTCCCCGTCGTCGACGACACCGAAGGCGTCGTCGGCATCATCACCACGACCGACCTCACGGCGTACGTCTCCGGACGCTGA
- a CDS encoding P-loop NTPase, whose protein sequence is MVEAFAVASGKGGTGKTTSTLALGMALAEQYDVTVVDADTGMANLLFHAGLDDVEVTLHDLLIEESGTDVSEATYDRFGMRVVPCGTSLAAFERADPARLREVVAELAADADVLLLDSPAALDSKSAILPIVLADRIVVVLQPTIPALSDGLKAQEYARSYGAETAGVVFNRVRDDEETEAIAAQANRYFGGETLAMVPESDVVRAARRAGEPLLAYGPESAAAAAYREAADRLDVRPGDSEAVADRFRSAVIPDRP, encoded by the coding sequence ATGGTAGAGGCCTTCGCCGTCGCCAGCGGGAAGGGCGGGACGGGGAAGACGACGAGCACGCTTGCCCTCGGCATGGCGCTCGCCGAGCAGTACGACGTCACGGTCGTCGACGCCGACACGGGGATGGCGAACCTGCTGTTTCACGCCGGCCTCGACGACGTCGAGGTGACGCTTCACGACCTCCTGATCGAGGAGAGCGGGACCGACGTGTCGGAGGCGACGTACGACCGGTTCGGGATGCGCGTCGTCCCCTGTGGGACGAGCCTCGCGGCGTTCGAGCGGGCCGATCCCGCCCGGCTGAGGGAGGTCGTCGCGGAACTCGCCGCCGACGCGGACGTCCTCCTCCTCGATTCGCCCGCGGCGCTCGACTCGAAGTCGGCCATCCTCCCGATCGTGCTCGCCGACCGGATCGTCGTCGTCCTCCAGCCGACGATCCCCGCGCTGTCGGACGGGCTCAAGGCCCAGGAGTACGCGCGTTCGTACGGGGCCGAGACGGCCGGGGTGGTGTTCAACCGCGTCCGCGACGACGAGGAGACCGAGGCGATCGCGGCCCAGGCGAACCGGTACTTCGGCGGCGAGACGCTGGCGATGGTGCCCGAGAGCGACGTCGTCCGGGCCGCACGCCGCGCGGGCGAGCCACTGCTCGCGTACGGGCCCGAGTCGGCCGCGGCGGCGGCGTACCGCGAGGCCGCCGACCGCCTCGACGTCCGCCCCGGAGACAGCGAGGCGGTCGCCGACCGCTTCCGGAGCGCCGTCATCCCCGACCGCCCATGA
- a CDS encoding Lrp/AsnC family transcriptional regulator, which translates to MPRELDDVDRGILYLLQRDARNTTAQEIADTVGVSASTIRNRIDRLESDGVIRGYHPEINYEEANLPLRILFVCTAPATDRSQLAEKVMEVQGVIDMREMMTGRRNVQIEVVGTNTRDITRITDAIHELGLQIESSELIKRRRIQPFNHFHFSGSDDGSAADESS; encoded by the coding sequence ATGCCCCGGGAGTTAGACGACGTCGACAGGGGGATCCTGTACCTGCTTCAGCGCGACGCGAGAAACACGACGGCACAGGAGATCGCCGACACCGTCGGCGTCTCGGCCAGCACGATCCGAAACCGTATCGATCGACTCGAATCCGACGGCGTCATCAGGGGCTACCACCCCGAGATCAACTACGAGGAGGCGAACCTCCCGCTCCGGATCCTCTTCGTCTGTACCGCCCCGGCGACCGACCGGTCCCAGCTGGCGGAGAAGGTGATGGAGGTACAGGGAGTGATCGACATGCGGGAGATGATGACGGGGCGGCGGAACGTCCAGATCGAAGTCGTCGGGACCAACACGCGAGACATCACCCGCATCACCGACGCGATCCACGAGTTGGGCCTCCAGATCGAGAGTTCCGAACTCATCAAACGGCGGCGGATACAGCCGTTCAATCACTTCCACTTCTCCGGGTCCGACGACGGGTCGGCGGCCGACGAATCCTCGTAG
- a CDS encoding TrmB family transcriptional regulator codes for MGPIKELSNQQQAIELLQQLGFKEYEAKCFVALSRLPKGSAKEISETSDVPRTRVYDAIRVLETRGLVEVQHSSPQQFRAVPISEAVALLRQEYESRAEDLADVLQNLEPVLPDGDPEITHEVWSLSGSAIIANRTEELVDAADREILLIVGRKSVFTEGLVAQLQAAQEAGVDVAVGAVTDELRAEIGDYLPETRVFTSGLEWLRSALSDPDDGTEITRLLLIDRNTILVSSTSETTPTDGVTEKAVFGRGFSNGIVVIARRMMATGLEIGHDPGKAE; via the coding sequence TTGGGACCCATAAAAGAGCTATCTAATCAGCAGCAAGCGATCGAACTACTCCAGCAACTCGGGTTCAAAGAGTACGAGGCGAAATGTTTCGTAGCGCTGTCTCGGCTCCCGAAAGGGAGCGCGAAGGAGATCAGCGAGACGTCCGACGTCCCGCGGACGCGGGTGTACGACGCGATCCGTGTGTTGGAGACCAGAGGACTCGTCGAGGTCCAGCACTCGAGCCCACAGCAGTTTCGCGCCGTTCCGATCTCGGAGGCGGTTGCGCTACTGCGTCAGGAGTACGAGTCTCGGGCGGAGGACCTCGCCGACGTGCTCCAGAACCTCGAACCGGTGCTTCCTGACGGGGACCCCGAAATCACCCACGAGGTGTGGTCGCTCTCGGGATCGGCCATCATCGCGAATCGGACCGAAGAACTCGTCGACGCCGCGGACCGGGAGATACTGTTGATCGTCGGTCGGAAGTCGGTGTTTACCGAGGGACTGGTCGCGCAGTTGCAGGCGGCACAGGAGGCGGGCGTCGACGTCGCCGTCGGAGCGGTAACGGACGAGCTACGGGCGGAGATCGGGGATTACCTTCCGGAGACTCGCGTGTTCACGTCCGGCCTCGAGTGGCTCCGCAGTGCGCTGTCCGACCCCGACGACGGGACGGAGATCACCCGGCTGCTGTTGATCGACCGGAACACGATTCTGGTCAGTTCCACCTCGGAGACGACTCCGACGGACGGGGTGACCGAGAAGGCCGTGTTCGGACGGGGGTTCAGCAACGGGATCGTGGTGATCGCCCGGCGGATGATGGCGACCGGACTGGAAATCGGACACGACCCGGGAAAAGCAGAATAA
- a CDS encoding methyl-accepting chemotaxis protein, with amino-acid sequence MSLSSLLSVLATGVGQRTPTDTDGRERGERTATETGTDAEADARTEALDAYQREVLDDLQGKVARLADGDLTISADVPPPPADSPELRVAYEEFSTLSANLDRATNNIRAVVDEATDLSDDLVETSQEVSASTEEVTAAVESIEASTTEVADGTERLAVQTQTASQNVDDLSASIEQITASTQEIRARSAEATSLVEGGTEDTRLALDRIRAATDASRAVAREMDELEARMTEVNDIVDLIASIADQTNLLALNANIEAARAGAAGEGFGVVADEVKSLARESQDSADDIADIITELQSQSEEVVESIRGANTEVEEGVDAVEEVVSTLAGTRERVDQTDQGVEEISDAVETQAHNTEQVSSVVEESSALAEEMSASVQQVSASVDEQSTAMGQVSGTAMRLTERGESLHHLVDAFRVDADESADLDDLTDDLDDLSA; translated from the coding sequence ATGTCACTCAGTTCACTGTTGTCGGTACTCGCGACCGGCGTCGGGCAGCGCACACCTACCGACACCGACGGGAGGGAGAGGGGCGAACGGACCGCGACGGAGACGGGAACCGACGCCGAAGCGGACGCGCGCACGGAGGCGCTCGACGCGTACCAGCGCGAGGTCCTAGACGACCTGCAGGGGAAGGTCGCCCGGCTCGCGGACGGCGACCTGACGATCAGCGCCGACGTGCCGCCGCCGCCGGCCGACTCCCCCGAACTCCGGGTCGCCTACGAGGAGTTCTCGACGCTGTCGGCGAACCTCGACCGGGCGACGAACAACATCCGCGCGGTCGTCGACGAGGCGACGGACCTCTCCGACGACCTCGTGGAGACGAGCCAGGAGGTCAGCGCCTCCACCGAGGAGGTGACCGCGGCGGTCGAGTCCATCGAGGCCTCGACGACGGAGGTGGCCGACGGCACCGAACGCCTCGCGGTGCAGACGCAGACGGCGAGCCAGAACGTCGACGACCTCTCGGCGTCGATCGAACAGATCACGGCCTCGACACAGGAGATCCGCGCCCGGTCGGCGGAGGCCACGTCGCTCGTCGAGGGGGGAACCGAGGACACCCGGCTCGCCCTCGACCGGATCCGCGCCGCGACCGACGCCTCTCGCGCGGTCGCCAGGGAGATGGACGAACTCGAAGCGCGGATGACCGAGGTCAACGACATCGTCGACCTCATCGCGTCGATCGCCGACCAGACGAACCTCCTGGCACTGAACGCCAACATCGAGGCCGCGCGCGCCGGGGCCGCAGGCGAGGGGTTCGGCGTCGTCGCCGACGAGGTGAAGTCGCTCGCGCGCGAGTCGCAGGACTCCGCGGACGACATCGCCGACATCATCACCGAACTCCAGAGCCAAAGCGAGGAGGTCGTCGAGAGCATCCGCGGGGCGAACACGGAGGTCGAAGAGGGGGTCGACGCGGTCGAGGAGGTCGTCTCGACGTTGGCGGGGACCCGCGAGCGGGTCGACCAGACCGACCAGGGCGTCGAGGAGATCTCCGACGCCGTCGAGACGCAGGCACACAACACCGAGCAGGTGTCGAGCGTCGTCGAGGAGTCCTCGGCGCTGGCCGAGGAGATGAGCGCCTCGGTCCAGCAGGTCTCCGCCAGCGTGGACGAGCAGTCGACCGCGATGGGACAGGTCTCGGGCACCGCGATGCGGCTCACGGAGCGCGGCGAATCGCTTCACCACCTGGTCGACGCGTTCAGAGTCGACGCCGACGAGTCGGCGGACCTCGACGATCTCACCGACGACCTCGACGATCTCTCGGCCTGA